The Gemmatimonadales bacterium genome includes the window CCTCCGCCGCGGCGAGATCGGCCTCAGGATCGGCGTGGTCCGGAATGTCACGGTCGTCGATCGAGACAACTTGCCGTCCCTTCCGCCTGCGGTAGTCGTCCTTGAGCAAGTTGCCCGCGATGGTGAACAGCCAGCTGCGAAACGATGCCTCGGCCCGCCACCCGTGCACGCTTCGAAAGGCGCGGAAGAACGTTTCCTGCGTGAGATCCTCGATGTCGCTCGTGCCCGCACCCGTACTGTAGAGGAAGCGCCCGACGGCGGCGAGATGGCGGTGCACCAGCGTGGCGGCCGCGCGCTCGTCCCCGGTTCGGTAGGCCGCGACGAGGTCGGCGTCGGTCGGCGCATCGGCTTCGGGCCCGCGGGCCTTGGGCGCGTCAACGCCGCGTCTGGCACTCATTCAGCGCGGTGTGACGCGGGAGGCTGCGGGGCGTTAAGCGAGCGGGGTCGGGCGACGTCCAGCGTACGACGATCCACGGGCGTCCTCCACCAACCGGTGAGCGCAGGCCGCCAAGCGGCAACGCGGTAATGACTTCGATGGATCAGATGAAGCGATTTCGCTGCTGTCAGGATCGCGCTGACCACTGCCCGAGGCTATTTTCGCGCCATGCCCTCCACTCGTCGGCCCCGTATTCTCGCCCACCGCGGCGCGTCGGGCCATGCCTGGGCCAATAGCGCAGACGCGTTCCGCCAGGCGATCGAGCTGGGCGCCGACGGCGTCGAGCTCGACGTCCATGCGACGGCCGACGGCGAAATCGTCGTGCATCACGATCCGTTGCTGCTCGATCTTGGAATGATCGCCACGCTCTCGGCCGCGACCGCGCGCGAGTTCAGATTGCCGAACGGCGAGCGCCTTCCGCTCCTGTCCGAAGCGCTCGAGATCCTCGGCGACCACGAAGTATGGGTGGAGGTGAAGGCGCTCCCCGGCAGGTTCGATGCGCGGCTGCTCGCCGTGCTCGATGCAGGCCCCGCGCCTTCGCGCTATGCGGTACACAGCTTCGACCAACGTATCGTGCGGCGGCTGGGGCGACGCCGGCCCGAGCTCCGCCGGGGTTTGCTGGTGGTCGACTACCCGGCCGAT containing:
- a CDS encoding RNA polymerase sigma factor, giving the protein MSARRGVDAPKARGPEADAPTDADLVAAYRTGDERAAATLVHRHLAAVGRFLYSTGAGTSDIEDLTQETFFRAFRSVHGWRAEASFRSWLFTIAGNLLKDDYRRRKGRQVVSIDDRDIPDHADPEADLAAAEAEERMRRELGRLPRLQREVFLLRAQEGRSYEDIAVALGTTPGAARVHYHHAVKRLKELVR
- a CDS encoding glycerophosphodiester phosphodiesterase, whose product is MPSTRRPRILAHRGASGHAWANSADAFRQAIELGADGVELDVHATADGEIVVHHDPLLLDLGMIATLSAATAREFRLPNGERLPLLSEALEILGDHEVWVEVKALPGRFDARLLAVLDAGPAPSRYAVHSFDQRIVRRLGRRRPELRRGLLVVDYPADAAATLRAADAGALWPEYPLIDRALVEAVHRAGGEVIGWTVDGRDECRRLAALGVDAICGNWPDRIAAALRV